DNA from Streptomyces sp. NBC_01260:
TGCGGCGCGGACTTCGACGCCTTTCTGCAGCGTCTCGCGGGCAACCCGCCGGAGTTGGAGACGGTGGCGAACCTGATGGTGGACGGCGGCTTCGCGCACGCCGTCCCGGTGGAGGGGTGAGCGCGATGGTGACCTTTGCGCAGGCGCAGGAGCGTGCGGACGAGTGGGTCAACGGTGACGTTGCGGCGTATCAGCACCGCGAGGTGCGGGTACGTGAGTTCGAGCTGGGTTTCGTGGTGTGGGCCGAGGACCGGGCGGAGGGTCCGGTCTCGGACGGCGGCCGGCAGCGGCTGGTGATCGCCCGGGACAGCGGTGAGGCGACGCTGTGGCCCGGATTGCCGGTCGGCGAGGTGATCCGGCGGTACGAGGAGGAGTACGGCGTCACGGATGTGGCGCAGGCTGCCCCGCAGCCGCCGCAGCGCATCGATCTGAATCAGACGTCGTTCCTGTTGAGTCCGCCCGAGTGGCTCCAGGAGGCGGCGGACAAGCTCGGCATACCGGACCGGCGGACGGAAGGTGCCGGCGAGCAGGCGGCCGCCGCCCCCGCTGTCCCTCCTCCCGCCACCTTCCCTTCTGCTCCTTCCGTTCCTTCCCCTTCCTCTCCGCCGGACGGGCCGGGCACCTACGAGCCGACCGCGTACGCGGGGGTTCCGGCGTCCTCTCCGCAGCCGCCGGTCGGGGCCACGCCGTGGGCGGGGACCGATACCAACTCCGACTCCGACGACGGGGGAGTGGCTCTGCCGGCCACGGTGTTCGCGCCGCCGCTCTCCGGTGCGGACGACGAGGGCGCGCCGCCCAGGATGGTTCCGGCGGATGCGCCGACCGCGCTGATGTCCGGTGGCAGCCAGCTGCCCCGGACGGCGCTCGTGCCCGGTCTCGATCCGCAGGGTTCCGGGGCTCACGTTCCCGGTGCGCCCGGTGCGCCCGGTGCGCCCGGTGCGCCCGGCGGGTCCGGTGCGAGGGACATCTCGCAGGAGGCCACCAGCAAGGCGGCCGTGTCGCCGCGGGGTGCGCGTGGCGGGGGTGCGACGACTCCGCCGCCGCCCGGTGCCCCCGGCGTTCCGGGTGCGCGGCCGGGTGCGCCGGTGCCGCCGCACTCGGGACCGGGTGCGCCCGGCGCCCCGGCGGGCGGGTACATGCCGACGCAGCTCGCCCCGCAGCAGGGCCCGCCCGGTGTGCCCCAGCCGCCCGGTCCGCCGGGTGTGCCCGGTGCGCCGCAGCCTCCCAGCCCTCCCGGTCCGCCCGGGTCGACGCCGCCGCCCGGTGCCAACGTGCACCAGGCGGCCACGGTGTTCGCGCCGCCCGGCCAGGTGGGTCCGCCGGCTCCGCAGCCGCCCGGTCCGCCCGGCGTTCCGGGTGCTCCGCTGCCGCCCGGTCCGCCCGGTCCGCCCGGGTCGACGCCGCCTCCCGGTGTTGGCGGGCATCATGCGGCCACGATGCTGGCGGGTCCGGGCCAGGTGGGTCCGCCGGCTCCGCAGCCGCCCGGTCCACCCGGTGCTCCGGGTGCCCCGCTGCCGCCCGGTCCGCCCGGGTCGACGCCGCCTCCCGGCGCCGGTGTGCACCACGCCGCGACGATGCTCGCGGGTCCGGCTCAGATGGGCCCGCCCGCTCCGCAGCCTCCGGGGCCGCCCGGCGCGCCGATGGGCGCCCCCGGTCCCGTGCCGCCGCCCGGTCACACCCCGCCGCCCGTGGCGTACGGGTATCCGCAGGCGCCCACCGGTCAGCCGACGGTCGGCCCCGGCTACCAGGCCGTGCTGCGCTACCGCGGCCCCGATGGCAGCGAGCAGCAGCTGATCCGCCGTTCGGCGCCCGGCACCCCGCACCCCGAGTGGCAGATGCTGCACGAGCTGCGGGCCATGAACGTGCCGCCGCAGCAGGTCATCGAGCTGCACACGGAGCTGGAGTCCTGTGAACTGCCGGGTGGTTACTGCGCCCGGATGATCCGGGAGACCTGGCCGCAGGTGCGGATCACCAGCGTCGCCCCGTACGGCACCGATCACGCGAGCCGGCAGCAGGGCATGCAGCATCTGCTCACCCATCAGGGCGAGCTGCACCAGGTCGCGGACGGTCCGGCGCGTCCGGCGCCGGTCCGGGCACCGCTGCCGCAGCTCCCGCCCGCGATGCCGGTGCCGCCGGAGGCCGTCGCGGAGGAACTGCTGCAGGCCTTCGGCCCGCAGGGTGTGCTGCGCTTCGATCAGCGTGCGGTGTCCCGGCAGGGTGTGCCGGAGGTCGTGGCGCGGACCCTGGTGTGGGCGGGGCTGCCCGCCGACTTCGGGCCGTTCTTCTGGGCGCAGCCGGGGCAGCCGGTGGTGCCGACGCTGGCCGAGCTGGCCATGCAGCGGCAGGTGCAGCCGGCGCCCGACGCGGGGTCGTACCTCGTGATGGGTTCGGACTTCGGCCGGGCGATCTGTGTGCAGTACGGAACGGCGAACATCGTGGCCGTGCCGGTGGAGGCGGGGCCCGGCGGGCAGTCGGTGCCGCCGCAGTTCGTGAACACCGGGCTGCCGGAGTTCACCCGTTCGCTGGCGCTGCTGGGCCGGATGTGGCGGCTGCGGTTCGGTCTCAACCCGGAGCAGGCCGGCCGCTGGACGGTCGACTTCCAGGCGCAGCTCGTCGCGCTGGACCCGGCGGCGCTCGCGTCGCCGGAGAGCTGGTGGTCGGTGCTGCTGGAGCAGATGTGGGACGGCTTGATCTGATCGTCCGGCCTGCGTAGTACTTCATCGGGCGTGGTGCCCTGTCCCCTGCTGGGGGCGGGGCGCCACGCCTTCGTCGTCTGTGATGCCCGTCGCTTCCGTCCGGAAAGCATCGAAAGGATTCCGACTTCTCAGCCAATTGCCGCATCCTTGACGTATTGCTCGATGGTCGGGTCGGAGAGTCGGAAAGAGGCGACAAGGATGAGTTCTGCACCGGTGTCCGCGCACGGCTTCGTCGGCGTACGCGGACGTGGCTACCGTCCGGAGCAGGTGGACCGCATGGTGGCCGAGCTGTCCGCCGAGCGGGACGCGGCCCAGGAGCAGGTGGCTCGGCTGACGGCGCAGGTGGAGACGCTGATCGCGGAGTCGGCCCGGCTGGACGAGGCCGTCGCCGTGCTGGCGCCGCAGGACTACGCGTCGCTGGGGGAGCGGGCGCAGCAGATCCTGGCGCTCGCCGAGGGCGAGGTGGAGACCGTGCGGGGTGCGGCGCTGGAGGACGCGCAGTCCTTGCGGGACGCGGTGGACGCGGCGGCGCGGACCTTGCGGGAGTCGGCCCGTGCGGACGCGGAGGCGATGCGGGCGGCCGCGGTGGCCCGTGCCGAGCAGTTGCTGGCCGCGGCGGAGGGCTCGGCCGGTGAGGCGCTGGCCGCGGCCCGGCTGGAGGCGGGGGCGGCGCGCGAGGAGGCGGACGCCGCGATGGAGGCGACCCGCAGCCGTACGGCGAGTGTGCTGGCGCATCAGGAGCAGGAGCACGCCGAGCGGTGGAAGGCGGCCGAGCGGGAGCTCGCGGACGGCGAGTCGGCGCAGTCCGCGGAGCACACGGAGCTCACCGGGCGGGCGGAGGCCGTGCTGGCCGGGGCGCGCCGGGCACTGGCCGAGACGGAGGAGGCCGCGCGGCACGGCCAGGAGGACGCCGAGGCGCGGGGCGCGGAGCTGATCGCCGCTGCCCGGGTGCGTGAGGAGCGGGTGGCGCGGGAGACGGAGCGGATTCTGCGGGAGCACGAGGAGGGCCGCGAGGAGGTGCAGGCGCACATGGCGCACGTACGCAATTCGCTGGCGGCGCTCACCGGGCGGGTGACTCCGGCGGGCGACTGAGGCGTCGTCCGGTCCGGCGGAGGGGGCGGGGCCGGGGCCCGGGGCGTGTGCCGGTGGCCGGGCGGGTCCGGGGTCAGGGGCGCGGCCAGGGGTGCTTGGAGAGGTGCTCGATGCCGCTGTTGAAGCGCTTGAGGTAGCCGGCGAAGGCGGCGATGTCCTCGTCCGGCCAGTCGTCCATGATCTGGTCCAGGGCGCGCACGACCCGTTCGCGCTCCTGGTCGAGGAGTTCGGCGCCCTTGGCGGTGATGCGGAACTTGCGGGCCATGCCGCCGTCGGGATCGGCGATGCGTTCGGCCAGCCCGGCGCGTGTCGCCGCGGCTGTCTGGCGGTTGAGGGTGGAGGCGTCGAGTCCGAAGGCCTCGCTCAGTTCGCCGTTGGACATGGGTCCCTGGATCCGGATGCGGCTCAGCAGGATGTAGGCGCTTCGCTCCATGAGGGCGTACTTGTGCCGTCCGCCCCGGTGGTAGGGGAGGTCGTGTCGCCCGAGCAGCATCTGCTCGTACTCCACCTCGTCCGTGGGCCTGGCCATGTCCGCGGCCTCCTGCTCCTGCTCCGGGGTCGGTTGCGCGGCGGGTGCTGAACGCCGGCTCATGCTCTCATGCGGCGTGCATCGGACACGTGATGTGTATGACACATTCGGCGTGTACGATGCACATCGCTATTCGGTGGACGAGACGACGACCCCTAGGAGTTCCTCCTCATGGATGCCCCCCAGCCGACAGCCAGAACGGGCGGTGTGGTCGCTACGCTCGCCTTCGCCGGCACCGTGGCGGCGGTCATGCAGACCCTGGTCACCCCGCTCATCGCGGAGCTGCCGCAACTTCTCAACACGACCTCCTCCAACGCCACTTGGGTGATCACCGTCACCCTGCTGGTCTCGGCGGTGTGCGTGCCGGTCTCCGGACGGCTGGGTGACCTGCTGGGCAAGCGCCGGATGCTGCTCGTGTGTGCGGTGCCGCTGTTCGCCGGTTCCGTGGTGTGCGCCCTCGCGTCCTCCGTCGTCCCCATGATCATCGGGCGCGGTCTGCAGGGGATGGGCATGGGCATGGTGCCCCTCGGCATCGCTCTGCTGCGTGACGTGGTGCCGAAGGAGAAGCTGAGCTCCTCCATCGCCCTGGTCAGCGCCTCCCTCGGCATCGGCGGCGCCCTCGGCCTGCCGATCGCTTCGGCGGTCGCCCAGTACGCGAGCTGGCGGGTGCTGTTCTGGGGCTCCGCCGCACTGGCCCTCGCCATCTCCGTACTGATCTGGTTCCTGATTCCGGACGTCCCGGCGGGCGCCAAGGGGCAGCGTTTCGACGTGCCCGGCGCCCTCGGCCTGGCCGTCGGCCTGGTCTGCCTGCTCCTCGCCGTCTCCAAGGGTGCCGAGTGGGGCTGGACCTCCACGACGACGGTCGGCCTGTTCGTCGCCTCCGTCGTGGTGCTCATCGGCTGGGGGTTCTGGGAACTGCGGACCAAGGACCCGCTGGTCGACCTGCGCACCACGGCCCGCCCCCGGGTGCTCATCACCAACCTCGCGTCGCTCTTCGTCGGTTTCGGCATGTACGCGGGCATGCTGATCGCACCGCAGCTGCTGCAGTTCCCCGAGGCCACCGGTTACGGCCTGGGCCAGTCGATGCTCGCGGCGGGCCTGTGGATGGCCCCCGGCGGCATCATGATGATGATCGTCTCCCCGTTCGGCGGGAAGCTCACCGACGCCCGCGGCCCCAAGTTCACGCTGATCTGCGGTGTGCTGGTCATCGCCGCGGCCTACGGGCTGGGCATCCTCCTGATGGGCTCCGCCTGGGGGCTGATGCTGTTCCTCATGGTCAGCAGCAGTGGCGTCGGCCTCGCCTACGGTGCGATGCCCGCCCTGATCATGAGCGCGGTCCCGGCGTCCGAGACGGCAGCCGCCAACGGGTTCAACACCCTCATGCGCGCGCTCGGCACCTCGATCGGCGCCGCCGTGATCGGTGCGGTCCTCTCGCAGATGACCACGGAGGCGGGCGGCTTCACCCTCACCTCCGAGGCCGGGTTCCGTACCGGCCTGATGTTCGGCTGCGGTGTCGCCGTCATCGCCGCGGCGATCTCGGCGTTCATCCCGGCCGTCCGCGGGTCCGCCGCCACCGGTGAGACGGCCGACGCGGCCGCCTCGCCGGAGGTGGCCACGGCCAGGGGCTGACCCCGGCACGCGCACCCAACTGCCCGGCTCCGGGCCCCGAAAGGGGAGGGAGCCGGGCAGTCCCGCGTACGGGACCAGGCCGGAGGTGGCCACGCCCTCCCCTCAGCCGGCCGGGCCTCCGGGCGCGGGAGCGCTGTCGGGCTCCTCGGTGAGGATCGGGAAGCGGCGGGGGGTCACGAAGACGAGGACCAGCAGGGCGACGACGGCGGCCGCGGCCGCCCCGAGGTAGACCCGGTCGACGGCGGCGTCAACGGCCCGCCGCAGATAGTCCGTTGCCGCCGCGCTCAGTGCGCCCGGGTCGTCCAGGGCGTGCGAGACGGAGTCCAGATCGCCGGGCAGGCCGGGTACGGGGGCGTCGGCGAGCCGGGAGGC
Protein-coding regions in this window:
- a CDS encoding MFS transporter; its protein translation is MDAPQPTARTGGVVATLAFAGTVAAVMQTLVTPLIAELPQLLNTTSSNATWVITVTLLVSAVCVPVSGRLGDLLGKRRMLLVCAVPLFAGSVVCALASSVVPMIIGRGLQGMGMGMVPLGIALLRDVVPKEKLSSSIALVSASLGIGGALGLPIASAVAQYASWRVLFWGSAALALAISVLIWFLIPDVPAGAKGQRFDVPGALGLAVGLVCLLLAVSKGAEWGWTSTTTVGLFVASVVVLIGWGFWELRTKDPLVDLRTTARPRVLITNLASLFVGFGMYAGMLIAPQLLQFPEATGYGLGQSMLAAGLWMAPGGIMMMIVSPFGGKLTDARGPKFTLICGVLVIAAAYGLGILLMGSAWGLMLFLMVSSSGVGLAYGAMPALIMSAVPASETAAANGFNTLMRALGTSIGAAVIGAVLSQMTTEAGGFTLTSEAGFRTGLMFGCGVAVIAAAISAFIPAVRGSAATGETADAAASPEVATARG
- a CDS encoding cellulose-binding protein, coding for MSSAPVSAHGFVGVRGRGYRPEQVDRMVAELSAERDAAQEQVARLTAQVETLIAESARLDEAVAVLAPQDYASLGERAQQILALAEGEVETVRGAALEDAQSLRDAVDAAARTLRESARADAEAMRAAAVARAEQLLAAAEGSAGEALAAARLEAGAAREEADAAMEATRSRTASVLAHQEQEHAERWKAAERELADGESAQSAEHTELTGRAEAVLAGARRALAETEEAARHGQEDAEARGAELIAAARVREERVARETERILREHEEGREEVQAHMAHVRNSLAALTGRVTPAGD
- a CDS encoding MarR family winged helix-turn-helix transcriptional regulator, giving the protein MARPTDEVEYEQMLLGRHDLPYHRGGRHKYALMERSAYILLSRIRIQGPMSNGELSEAFGLDASTLNRQTAAATRAGLAERIADPDGGMARKFRITAKGAELLDQERERVVRALDQIMDDWPDEDIAAFAGYLKRFNSGIEHLSKHPWPRP
- a CDS encoding SUKH-4 family immunity protein gives rise to the protein MVTFAQAQERADEWVNGDVAAYQHREVRVREFELGFVVWAEDRAEGPVSDGGRQRLVIARDSGEATLWPGLPVGEVIRRYEEEYGVTDVAQAAPQPPQRIDLNQTSFLLSPPEWLQEAADKLGIPDRRTEGAGEQAAAAPAVPPPATFPSAPSVPSPSSPPDGPGTYEPTAYAGVPASSPQPPVGATPWAGTDTNSDSDDGGVALPATVFAPPLSGADDEGAPPRMVPADAPTALMSGGSQLPRTALVPGLDPQGSGAHVPGAPGAPGAPGAPGGSGARDISQEATSKAAVSPRGARGGGATTPPPPGAPGVPGARPGAPVPPHSGPGAPGAPAGGYMPTQLAPQQGPPGVPQPPGPPGVPGAPQPPSPPGPPGSTPPPGANVHQAATVFAPPGQVGPPAPQPPGPPGVPGAPLPPGPPGPPGSTPPPGVGGHHAATMLAGPGQVGPPAPQPPGPPGAPGAPLPPGPPGSTPPPGAGVHHAATMLAGPAQMGPPAPQPPGPPGAPMGAPGPVPPPGHTPPPVAYGYPQAPTGQPTVGPGYQAVLRYRGPDGSEQQLIRRSAPGTPHPEWQMLHELRAMNVPPQQVIELHTELESCELPGGYCARMIRETWPQVRITSVAPYGTDHASRQQGMQHLLTHQGELHQVADGPARPAPVRAPLPQLPPAMPVPPEAVAEELLQAFGPQGVLRFDQRAVSRQGVPEVVARTLVWAGLPADFGPFFWAQPGQPVVPTLAELAMQRQVQPAPDAGSYLVMGSDFGRAICVQYGTANIVAVPVEAGPGGQSVPPQFVNTGLPEFTRSLALLGRMWRLRFGLNPEQAGRWTVDFQAQLVALDPAALASPESWWSVLLEQMWDGLI